CTAGCTAATTTAGCTTACTAGAAACTTATTCCAGTGCTTGCTAGTTGGTTGAAGTTCTTGGTATTTTTCTAAAGTACAGTAGCTATTTAATATTTGTGATGTATGTAAGCTTCGAGTATGACACCGTTTGGTGTCAATTGAGAGTAATTGACGGGTTACTAAATCTGTTAGCATAGTAAATTAGCCCAGTTACCTACTCTTAATATCTAATCACACTAGTAAGGTCACTTCAGTTCGGCGACTATAAAAGGTCATAGCAAGGTAGGAAAGTTACCCCATCATGTGTTTTGAACAGCGAGACCATTAAAGGTTAATTTAAACCATTCATTAGCATTGATCAATCAGATTATTTCCCCTATGAAGCCTCACTGTCGAGAGTGGATGTTGTCTGGATCTGCAGATTATGTTTGTTCTTCTTGGCACTGCTGATTAACGACCAACACGTGAGCAGCTGCGGGTCATACAAAAGTACTGATCGGACCTTGCGCTAGACTGACAAACGACACAATGAATCGCTATCTGCCAGTTGCAAGACAGCACTTCTTGGGCGCATTATCCAACACTAGTGTTGTGGTGAAGTCCATATGTGCCTTAGTGCTCCTTCTGTATGTGCTCTCATGGGCAGTTGACACTCCATACGCCCTGGGCGTGACGCCTGGCTACCTCTTCCCCCCTAACTTCTGGATCTGGACCTTGGTGACCCATGCCGTGGTGGAGCAGCATGTGTGGGGGGTGGCGGCCAATGTTGGGACTGTCATGGCCTGTGGCCGGCTGTTGGAACCTCTGTGGGGTGCCTTGGAGATGCTAATATTTTTCGCTGTGGTCAACATCTCTGCAGGCCTCCTGACGGGCCTCTCCTACTTACTCACGTACGTCGCCACCTTCGACCTGGACTACTTGTTTGCTGTGCGGGTCCATGGGGCACCAGCTTTCCTCGGGGGCGTGTTGGTGGCCCTCAAGCAGACTATGCGGGACACAACGGTGCTGCGGGTTCCACAGGTGAGGCTCAAAGCGGCCCCGGCGCTGGTCCTCCTCTGCCTGGCCCTGCTCCGCCTCTCAGGCCTCCTGGAAAGTGCTGCCCCTCTGGCGGCCTACAGCTTTGGCGCCCTGGCAGGCTGGGTCTACCTTCGTTTCTACCAGAGGCACAGCCGGGGCCGCGGGGACATGTCAGACCACTTTGCCTTTGCATCCTTCTTCCCTGAAGCGGTGCAGCCGCTGGTGGGGCTGCTGGCTGGCCTGGTGCACACAACCCTGGTGAAGATCAGGGTATGCAGGAAGATGGTGAAGCGCTATGACGTCGGGGCACCTTCTTCCATCACCATCACTTTGCCGGGGGCGGACCCCCAAGAcgcagagaggaggaggtgagtGCTGTAGAGGcccaaataaacacacacagggatCCATTACAGCACACACCCCAATATTTGTTGACCTTCATTATGTGGCTGACACACTTGCAAGCTGTCATGCATACACTATTTGTCGTCAGTTACATAGACTGCAGTTAGGCCTACATATCACCTCGCTCTGCACCTGGAGAGGATCAGTGGCTGTTTGAAAGGGACTCTGAGACACCTGCTATACCATGATGTAATGCAAACATTTATAACTGATTCTTTCTGATTGTCTTACAGGCAGTTGGCGCTGAAGGCCCTGAACGAGCGACTGAAGAAGGTGGAGGACCAGTCGGCCTGGCCGAGCATGGACGACGAAGAGGACGACGATGAGGACGAGGTTCGGACCGACACCCCGCTGCTCTCTGGACAGGAGAGAACCTTGCCAGCAGGGGGGTCTAGTGGTTCCCAGAACACCACGGGACAGGAGTCCAGCATCATCAGCTTTGAAGACGCCCCCTCCAGCTCATAGcagacacactgatacacactcaGCCATACTAAGTTTTGACTACACACATACACTAGCAGTTTTTGACACATTGTCAGGCTTATCAGTTTTATGCTCTGACTCTCCGAAGTTGTACACAGATACCATCAAGGACCCGTTGCTCTCCTGGCCCCACCTGCATATGTCCATTGAAACTttaatgcaatgtagaaacacaTTGGTCTCTCCCTAGTTCGTCACGTCTCTCCTGAATAAACGATTGAATGGGTGTACAAAGTGTTTTGTAATCAAACTTATTTTGACCCGAGACACCTGCTCCACACCTGCTGCTCGTCTGACTCCCACACCTTGTGTCTGAGACACTACGACTGGAGCAGAGACTCTTGGCAAACTCCCCATCTGTTGCTGTGTGTTCTTATTGTCCCAGAGCAAGCTTTCAGCAGACGGATGCAGATTCTCAGTGGGTTTCTAGGTCATCCTTTTGTGCTGATTGGTGTTTAGTCTTCAAGGACTTTGACATCTTTCTTTTATCTCTTCTCTCCATCACTGAAAGACTGAAATACAGTTAtggccaaatatattggcacccttgcacttttcttaaataattccctatttcttctaaaataagttgaaattaaaaacaaacaaaaatagtaaccacaccttgttattggtttttcaacattgcagaaccaattTGACTTGTTTAG
This portion of the Coregonus clupeaformis isolate EN_2021a chromosome 24, ASM2061545v1, whole genome shotgun sequence genome encodes:
- the tmem115 gene encoding transmembrane protein 115, coding for MNRYLPVARQHFLGALSNTSVVVKSICALVLLLYVLSWAVDTPYALGVTPGYLFPPNFWIWTLVTHAVVEQHVWGVAANVGTVMACGRLLEPLWGALEMLIFFAVVNISAGLLTGLSYLLTYVATFDLDYLFAVRVHGAPAFLGGVLVALKQTMRDTTVLRVPQVRLKAAPALVLLCLALLRLSGLLESAAPLAAYSFGALAGWVYLRFYQRHSRGRGDMSDHFAFASFFPEAVQPLVGLLAGLVHTTLVKIRVCRKMVKRYDVGAPSSITITLPGADPQDAERRRQLALKALNERLKKVEDQSAWPSMDDEEDDDEDEVRTDTPLLSGQERTLPAGGSSGSQNTTGQESSIISFEDAPSSS